The following proteins are encoded in a genomic region of Thermococcus pacificus:
- a CDS encoding signal recognition particle protein Srp54, whose amino-acid sequence MALEKLGKALNSALKKLARSRTVDEATIKEVVRDIQRALIQADVNVRMVLQLTKTIEKRALEEEPPAGASKKEHIIQIVYEELTKFLGKEAKPLEIKEKPTILLTVGIQGSGKTTSVAKLARHLQKRGYKVGLVCSDTWRPGAYFQLKQLVEPLGIEVFGDPEEKDAVKLAREGVEYFKEKGVDVIIVDSAGRHKEESGLIEEMRQISEAIKPHEVILVIDGTIGQQAYNQALAFKEATPIGSIIVTKLDGSAKGGGALSAVAATGAPIKFIGVGERIDDLEAFDPKRFVSRLLGMGDIEGLLEKLEELQKQQEFKEEDMEKFLKGKFNLKDMYAQLEAMQNMGPLKQILQMIPGLGYSLPDDMVKVGEEKLRKYRVIMDSMTDEELENPEIINYSRIKRIARGSGTSTAEVRELLNQYNQMKKMFKSMDKRKLAKMAKKFNFGGLGI is encoded by the coding sequence ATGGCCCTAGAAAAGCTTGGAAAGGCACTCAACAGCGCCCTCAAGAAGCTCGCCCGCTCAAGGACGGTGGACGAGGCGACTATCAAAGAGGTAGTGCGAGACATACAGAGGGCACTCATTCAGGCGGATGTTAACGTAAGGATGGTCCTCCAGCTGACGAAGACCATAGAGAAGAGGGCCCTTGAGGAGGAGCCCCCGGCGGGGGCCTCCAAGAAGGAGCATATAATCCAGATAGTCTATGAGGAACTCACAAAGTTCCTAGGAAAGGAAGCAAAACCCCTGGAGATAAAGGAGAAACCAACCATCCTGCTCACCGTCGGCATACAGGGTTCCGGTAAGACTACGAGCGTGGCGAAGCTCGCCAGACACCTCCAGAAGAGGGGCTACAAGGTCGGTCTCGTCTGCTCCGACACCTGGAGGCCCGGTGCGTACTTCCAGCTCAAGCAGCTCGTGGAGCCCCTTGGAATAGAGGTCTTCGGTGATCCCGAGGAGAAGGACGCGGTGAAGCTGGCCCGCGAGGGAGTGGAGTACTTTAAGGAGAAGGGAGTCGACGTCATCATAGTCGACTCCGCGGGAAGGCATAAGGAGGAGTCCGGTCTCATCGAGGAGATGAGGCAGATAAGCGAGGCCATAAAGCCCCATGAGGTTATCCTCGTCATAGACGGAACCATCGGCCAGCAGGCCTATAACCAGGCATTAGCGTTCAAGGAGGCCACTCCGATAGGCTCTATAATCGTCACGAAGCTCGACGGAAGCGCAAAGGGCGGCGGTGCGCTTTCGGCAGTGGCGGCAACCGGCGCCCCGATAAAGTTCATCGGTGTGGGCGAGAGGATTGATGACTTAGAGGCCTTCGACCCCAAGCGCTTCGTCTCCAGACTGCTCGGAATGGGCGACATAGAGGGCCTCCTCGAGAAACTTGAAGAGCTCCAGAAGCAGCAGGAGTTCAAGGAAGAGGACATGGAGAAGTTCCTCAAGGGCAAGTTCAACCTCAAAGACATGTATGCTCAGCTTGAGGCCATGCAGAACATGGGACCGCTCAAGCAGATACTCCAGATGATACCTGGACTTGGCTACTCACTTCCAGACGACATGGTTAAGGTCGGCGAGGAGAAGCTGAGAAAATACCGCGTAATAATGGACTCAATGACCGATGAGGAGCTTGAGAACCCCGAAATAATCAACTACTCGAGGATAAAGAGAATAGCGCGTGGTTCCGGCACGAGCACGGCTGAAGTCAGAGAGCTTTTGAACCAGTACAACCAGATGAAGAAGATGTTCAAGAGCATGGACAAGAGGAAGCTGGCCAAGATGGCCAAGAAGTTCAACTTCGGGGGGCTGGGGATATGA
- a CDS encoding Lrp/AsnC ligand binding domain-containing protein: MMEVFVLVVVKPGHEEEVYNALSGHERIKEIYRVYGEYDLILRVEVENVEALDRFHDEVLRKLKNIEMTETLIASSYRG, from the coding sequence ATGATGGAGGTGTTCGTGCTGGTTGTCGTTAAGCCCGGCCATGAGGAGGAGGTTTACAACGCCCTCAGCGGACACGAGAGGATCAAGGAAATTTACAGGGTCTACGGGGAGTACGACCTGATCCTCCGCGTTGAGGTGGAGAACGTTGAGGCCCTCGACAGGTTCCACGATGAGGTTCTGAGGAAGCTCAAGAACATCGAGATGACGGAGACGCTGATAGCCAGCTCCTACAGGGGGTGA
- a CDS encoding PadR family transcriptional regulator, with the protein MTTPMERLRNKITKEVLWLYILRLLKERPMYAYELKERIKEAFNFEPATVSSYVVLYKLEKEGYVTAEWQESQTGKPSRKYYRLTPEGEKLLEDGIAFLEDMLSKLKGE; encoded by the coding sequence ATGACGACTCCAATGGAGAGGCTCAGGAACAAGATAACCAAGGAAGTTCTGTGGCTCTACATACTGAGACTGTTGAAGGAGAGGCCCATGTACGCGTACGAACTGAAGGAAAGAATAAAGGAGGCCTTCAACTTCGAGCCAGCGACTGTCAGCTCATACGTCGTCCTCTACAAGCTTGAGAAGGAAGGCTACGTAACTGCTGAATGGCAGGAGAGCCAGACCGGAAAGCCGTCCAGGAAGTACTACAGGCTCACTCCCGAGGGGGAAAAACTCCTCGAGGACGGTATCGCTTTTCTTGAGGATATGCTCTCCAAACTTAAAGGAGAGTGA
- a CDS encoding FAD-dependent oxidoreductase, giving the protein MVIEVKYDVVVIGASAGGLTAAISAKKFYPDKTVLVIRKEEVGMIPCGIPYIFGTLKSVDDDVLPVERFLKPLGVDLLTDEVVEIDPKRKVLKTRSGREVAWEKLVIATGSRPAKPNFPGVELEGIYTISKDYEYLKRLREKIEEAERIVIVGGGFIALEVGDEIRKLGKEVTLVVRSRLLRSSFDPEFSEMIEERLKEVGVNIIHGQVEAFEGSGKVEKIRLLDGKEVPADLVILSTGYKPNVELAIKAGLKVTRYGIWTDEYMRTSHPDIFAVGDCVEHRDFFTGKPYGLMLASTATFEARIAGANLFKLQIVRENRRTIGVYSTHVAGLTLAAAGLTEEAAKKEGFEVIVGYGKGPDRHPAKFPDTSMVTVKLIFSRDRGAILGAQIAGGKSVGEMINILALAIQKRLTASELYTLQIATHPLLTASPVGYQILQAAEDALAKLRA; this is encoded by the coding sequence ATGGTGATCGAAGTGAAGTACGACGTCGTGGTTATTGGAGCCTCCGCGGGAGGATTGACGGCGGCAATTTCAGCCAAGAAGTTCTACCCGGACAAGACCGTCCTGGTCATCAGAAAGGAAGAAGTTGGGATGATACCCTGCGGGATCCCGTACATCTTTGGAACCCTGAAGAGCGTTGACGACGACGTTCTGCCTGTTGAAAGATTCCTGAAACCCCTCGGTGTTGACCTGCTGACCGATGAAGTCGTTGAAATCGACCCCAAAAGGAAAGTCCTCAAAACTAGGTCGGGAAGGGAAGTTGCCTGGGAGAAACTCGTCATCGCAACGGGTTCGAGGCCGGCAAAGCCGAACTTTCCAGGCGTTGAGCTTGAGGGAATATACACCATTTCCAAGGACTACGAATACCTCAAAAGGCTTAGGGAGAAAATTGAGGAAGCGGAAAGGATTGTCATTGTCGGCGGTGGCTTCATAGCCCTTGAAGTTGGCGACGAGATAAGAAAGCTCGGCAAGGAAGTCACGCTTGTTGTCAGAAGCAGGCTTTTGAGGAGCTCCTTTGATCCGGAGTTCAGCGAGATGATTGAGGAAAGACTGAAGGAAGTCGGGGTTAATATCATCCACGGCCAGGTTGAAGCGTTTGAGGGAAGCGGAAAGGTCGAGAAAATTAGGCTCCTCGACGGAAAGGAGGTTCCCGCGGATTTGGTAATCCTCTCGACAGGTTACAAGCCAAACGTTGAACTAGCTATTAAGGCAGGGCTTAAGGTCACCCGCTACGGCATCTGGACCGATGAGTACATGCGGACTTCTCATCCGGACATCTTTGCCGTCGGTGACTGCGTTGAGCACAGGGATTTCTTCACAGGGAAACCCTACGGACTTATGCTCGCCTCGACGGCGACCTTCGAGGCCAGAATCGCTGGTGCAAACCTCTTCAAGCTCCAGATAGTGAGAGAGAACAGGAGGACGATAGGCGTTTACTCCACCCACGTTGCCGGTTTGACCCTGGCGGCGGCGGGCCTCACGGAAGAAGCCGCCAAGAAGGAGGGCTTTGAGGTTATAGTTGGCTACGGAAAGGGCCCCGACAGGCACCCAGCAAAGTTCCCGGACACCTCCATGGTAACCGTGAAGCTCATATTCTCCCGCGACAGGGGCGCTATCCTCGGCGCCCAGATAGCGGGCGGAAAGAGCGTCGGCGAGATGATAAACATCCTCGCGCTGGCCATACAGAAGAGGCTGACCGCGAGTGAGCTCTACACCCTCCAGATAGCGACCCACCCGCTCCTCACGGCTTCCCCAGTTGGATACCAGATACTCCAGGCGGCAGAGGACGCGCTGGCGAAGCTGAGGGCTTGA
- a CDS encoding metallophosphoesterase family protein, with product MTYVAVLANINGNLPALAKALERIEGLKEEGYEIEKYYILGNVVGLFPYPREVLDTLDDLIRNNRVKVIRGEFDQVIAESDPHAEGPDYIDRIEYPDYIKAALKYTWEALGHEGREFIRDLPVYLVDKIGKNDIFGVYGSPLDPFYGKVLPEQPTAYYDAIMRPVKDYEILFVASPRYPVNVMTRYGRVVCPGSVGYPPGKAHRATFALVDVNTLHTKFIEVDYEEEKRLIEERIKREGLPEELVRVLYHGRV from the coding sequence ATGACGTACGTCGCAGTTCTGGCCAACATCAACGGGAACCTGCCGGCACTGGCGAAGGCCCTCGAGAGGATAGAGGGGCTCAAGGAGGAGGGGTATGAGATTGAGAAGTACTACATCCTCGGAAACGTCGTCGGCCTCTTCCCGTACCCAAGGGAAGTCCTAGACACGCTCGACGACCTCATAAGGAACAACAGGGTCAAGGTCATCCGGGGCGAGTTCGACCAGGTCATAGCTGAGAGCGATCCCCACGCCGAGGGTCCGGACTACATAGATCGGATTGAGTATCCTGACTACATTAAGGCTGCCCTGAAGTACACGTGGGAGGCCCTCGGCCATGAGGGCAGGGAGTTCATAAGGGACCTGCCGGTTTACCTCGTTGACAAGATTGGAAAGAACGACATATTTGGGGTATACGGAAGCCCGCTCGATCCGTTCTACGGCAAGGTGCTCCCCGAGCAGCCAACGGCGTATTACGACGCCATAATGAGGCCGGTGAAGGACTACGAGATACTCTTCGTAGCATCGCCCAGGTACCCAGTCAACGTGATGACTCGGTACGGAAGGGTGGTCTGCCCCGGAAGCGTTGGCTATCCGCCCGGAAAGGCCCACAGGGCGACTTTCGCACTGGTGGATGTTAATACCCTCCACACGAAGTTCATAGAAGTGGACTATGAGGAGGAGAAGAGGCTCATAGAGGAGAGGATAAAGAGGGAGGGCCTTCCGGAGGAGCTCGTGAGGGTTCTATACCACGGCAGGGTTTAA
- a CDS encoding YkgJ family cysteine cluster protein yields MERRWVATIDLETLEVEYDPTFKFKCLENCGRCCHELEIPVRDEDITEIEGLGYNAWEFVDYDKMFYRGDKFLSYALKKRPFDGACVFLDPETKRCKIYPHRPLACRLYPFVFVKSGKKMEVYVKMDPFCPGLNHPDGEPVTGEFLLRDYGDVIGEYRGKIVKATE; encoded by the coding sequence TTGGAGAGGAGGTGGGTCGCCACCATCGACCTCGAGACCTTGGAGGTCGAGTACGATCCCACCTTTAAATTTAAGTGCCTTGAGAACTGCGGAAGGTGCTGCCACGAGCTTGAGATCCCGGTTCGGGACGAGGACATAACTGAAATCGAGGGGCTGGGCTATAACGCCTGGGAGTTCGTTGACTACGATAAGATGTTCTACAGGGGCGACAAGTTTCTGAGCTACGCCCTCAAAAAGCGCCCCTTCGACGGGGCCTGCGTCTTCCTCGATCCGGAGACAAAGAGGTGCAAAATCTACCCCCATAGACCCCTCGCCTGCAGGCTCTATCCTTTCGTGTTCGTGAAGTCGGGGAAGAAGATGGAAGTATACGTTAAAATGGATCCATTCTGCCCCGGTCTAAACCACCCCGACGGAGAGCCCGTTACGGGGGAGTTCCTGCTCCGCGATTATGGCGACGTTATAGGGGAATACCGCGGGAAGATTGTAAAGGCCACCGAGTGA
- a CDS encoding 50S ribosomal protein L40e, with the protein MARFPEAEARIFRKYICMRCGATNPWKAEKCRKCGYKGLRPKAREPRGGMGR; encoded by the coding sequence ATGGCGAGATTCCCCGAAGCTGAGGCAAGGATCTTTAGGAAATACATCTGCATGCGCTGCGGTGCCACCAATCCGTGGAAGGCCGAGAAGTGCAGGAAGTGCGGTTACAAGGGCCTCCGCCCGAAGGCCAGGGAGCCGCGCGGTGGAATGGGACGCTGA
- a CDS encoding phosphoribosyltransferase family protein codes for MSQLKSVQEKLRLVRVLRLLKKTYTYEELSKITGLPITVLNRYVRGKVLPSAERTKELLNLLLPYINIEEEVRKRIKFDEYGFFDNMPVLSDTALMSLIAEDVAGRYMDMNVDKVLTAATDGIAFGVHVARELNVDVVYAKKKKEVGVEKFYEVSYVPSASGSVTTLYLPQWALRKGENVLIVDDVIRSGETQRALLEMCRQAGAKPVGMFFLISVGDVIDHLKEEYSIPVESLIKLE; via the coding sequence GTGAGTCAGCTTAAGTCCGTGCAGGAAAAGCTGAGACTGGTCAGGGTGCTCAGGCTGCTCAAGAAGACCTACACCTACGAGGAGCTCTCCAAGATAACGGGGCTCCCAATAACGGTGCTCAACAGGTACGTGAGGGGGAAGGTTCTTCCAAGTGCAGAGAGGACGAAGGAGCTCCTCAACCTGCTCCTGCCCTACATAAACATAGAAGAGGAAGTCCGGAAGAGGATAAAGTTCGACGAGTACGGCTTCTTTGACAACATGCCCGTCCTCAGCGACACCGCGCTGATGAGCCTTATAGCCGAAGACGTGGCCGGAAGGTACATGGACATGAACGTGGACAAGGTTCTAACGGCCGCAACGGACGGCATAGCCTTCGGCGTCCACGTGGCGAGGGAGCTCAACGTCGATGTCGTCTACGCCAAGAAAAAGAAGGAAGTGGGCGTTGAGAAGTTCTACGAGGTCAGCTACGTCCCCAGCGCCTCGGGAAGCGTTACAACACTCTACCTGCCGCAGTGGGCCCTCAGGAAGGGAGAGAACGTCCTCATAGTGGACGACGTCATAAGGAGCGGGGAAACGCAGAGGGCTTTGCTGGAGATGTGCAGGCAGGCGGGAGCAAAGCCCGTCGGGATGTTCTTCCTCATAAGCGTCGGCGACGTGATCGACCACCTCAAAGAGGAGTATAGCATCCCGGTGGAGAGCCTAATAAAACTGGAGTGA
- a CDS encoding DNA-directed RNA polymerase subunit K, which produces MFRYTRFEKARIIGARALQIAMGAPILIDVPEGITPLEAALLEFEKGIIPLTVIRPS; this is translated from the coding sequence GTGTTTAGATATACCCGCTTTGAGAAGGCCCGCATCATAGGGGCCAGGGCACTTCAGATAGCGATGGGTGCGCCCATCCTCATCGACGTCCCGGAAGGAATCACGCCACTCGAGGCCGCGTTGCTCGAGTTTGAGAAGGGAATAATACCGCTCACCGTAATAAGGCCGAGCTGA
- a CDS encoding FUN14 domain-containing protein — MEFDVNAMMGDMGVGAVVGFLTGYAIKKVMKLALALIGAYVVSLLWLEQKGVLIIDKDRLFNLVGEWSHEVLTAGEKVMALLPGTAAFLGGFALGFHRG; from the coding sequence ATGGAGTTCGACGTAAACGCCATGATGGGCGACATGGGTGTAGGGGCTGTGGTCGGCTTCTTAACCGGCTACGCCATCAAGAAGGTTATGAAGCTGGCGCTGGCCCTAATAGGCGCCTACGTGGTCAGCCTCCTCTGGCTCGAGCAGAAAGGAGTTTTGATAATAGACAAGGACCGGCTCTTCAACCTCGTGGGCGAGTGGAGCCATGAAGTCCTGACCGCGGGAGAGAAGGTCATGGCCCTCCTCCCAGGCACGGCGGCCTTTCTGGGCGGCTTTGCCCTCGGCTTCCACAGGGGGTAA
- a CDS encoding pyridoxal-phosphate dependent enzyme, which yields MLRCTRCGKAYPETFRLRCDCGETLLVEREGYDFFGSLLPYLDIRRYLNFLPIGGNYLPPAIPAITPTTSVQAGPVFALFKLEYLQPSGSFKDRGTFVTVAKLMEEDINEVVLDSSGNAALSLALYSLPAGIKAHLFVSYDTMPEKLSLLQSLGAVIHFVEGDRMAVHEKAEEFAEREGLTYVSHWLNPYFLEGTKTAAFEVYEQVGVPDYVLVPTGSGTLFLGLWKGFKELEKMGEIARLPVFVAVQAAGYESLCERSKLPNPLADGIAIPQPPRLKEMERVLDETGGLCVSVDEHETREALSWLKRAGFLVEPTSAVVLAAMWKLIERGEISDGSRVLLPLTGSGLKLIEGI from the coding sequence ATGCTCAGGTGTACGCGGTGCGGTAAGGCATATCCCGAGACGTTCAGGCTGAGGTGCGACTGCGGTGAGACACTACTCGTTGAGAGAGAAGGCTATGACTTCTTCGGGAGCCTCCTGCCCTACCTAGACATCAGGCGGTACCTCAATTTCCTTCCCATTGGGGGCAACTACCTCCCTCCCGCGATACCTGCTATAACGCCGACTACTTCAGTTCAGGCAGGACCGGTCTTTGCCCTCTTCAAGCTGGAATATCTCCAGCCCAGCGGCTCCTTCAAGGACAGGGGAACGTTCGTTACCGTTGCCAAGCTCATGGAGGAAGACATAAACGAGGTTGTCCTCGACAGTTCAGGAAACGCGGCATTAAGCCTTGCCCTCTACTCCCTTCCAGCGGGAATAAAGGCCCACCTCTTCGTCTCGTATGACACCATGCCAGAAAAGCTCTCCCTCCTTCAGAGCCTCGGTGCGGTTATCCACTTCGTTGAGGGAGACAGAATGGCGGTTCACGAGAAAGCCGAGGAGTTCGCTGAGAGAGAGGGCCTAACCTACGTCTCCCACTGGCTTAACCCGTACTTCCTCGAGGGAACCAAGACGGCCGCCTTCGAAGTTTACGAGCAGGTTGGGGTTCCAGACTACGTTTTGGTACCAACCGGTTCTGGGACTCTGTTCCTCGGCCTCTGGAAGGGCTTTAAGGAGCTTGAGAAGATGGGCGAGATAGCGAGGCTTCCGGTCTTCGTTGCGGTTCAAGCGGCTGGCTACGAGAGCCTCTGCGAGCGCTCTAAACTGCCGAACCCGCTGGCGGATGGCATAGCTATTCCACAGCCACCCAGGCTGAAGGAGATGGAACGTGTCTTGGACGAGACTGGCGGCCTCTGCGTGAGCGTTGACGAGCATGAAACCAGGGAGGCACTGAGCTGGCTGAAAAGGGCCGGCTTCCTCGTTGAACCCACCTCGGCAGTTGTCCTCGCGGCAATGTGGAAGCTGATTGAGAGGGGGGAGATTTCAGACGGTTCGAGGGTCCTGCTTCCCCTTACTGGTTCAGGTCTTAAACTAATCGAAGGTATTTAA
- the mtnP gene encoding S-methyl-5'-thioadenosine phosphorylase, whose translation MPRIAIIGGSGVYDPKLLENVREEFVSTPYGKVRVKVGEYDGEEIAFLARHGEGHSVPPHKINYRANIWALHELGVERILSTSAVGSLNEAMKPGDFVILDQLMDFTKTRHYTFYDGDESPHDRKFVAHVDFTDPYCPELRKALITAAKELGFSYHPTGTYACMEGPRFETRAEIRALKILGADVVGMTQCPEAALARELEMCYASVAIVTNFAAGISTQKLTHTEVVELMAQKSEEIKYLLMKSIKYIPRERHCGCKDALKGATGE comes from the coding sequence ATGCCAAGGATAGCGATTATTGGAGGTTCCGGCGTATACGACCCCAAGCTGCTCGAAAACGTCAGGGAGGAGTTCGTGAGCACTCCCTACGGAAAGGTCCGGGTGAAGGTAGGGGAGTACGACGGTGAGGAGATAGCTTTTCTGGCCAGGCACGGCGAGGGCCACAGCGTTCCGCCGCACAAGATAAACTACCGCGCCAACATCTGGGCGCTCCACGAGCTCGGCGTCGAGAGGATTCTCTCAACTTCAGCCGTCGGCTCACTCAACGAGGCCATGAAGCCAGGCGATTTTGTGATACTCGACCAGCTGATGGACTTCACCAAAACCAGGCACTACACCTTTTACGACGGCGACGAGAGCCCGCACGACAGGAAGTTTGTTGCCCACGTCGACTTCACAGACCCCTACTGCCCGGAGCTGAGGAAAGCCCTCATCACGGCGGCGAAGGAGCTGGGCTTCAGCTACCATCCGACGGGGACCTACGCCTGCATGGAGGGGCCACGCTTCGAGACGAGAGCGGAGATAAGGGCACTTAAGATACTCGGTGCCGACGTCGTCGGGATGACCCAGTGCCCCGAGGCTGCTCTAGCGAGGGAGCTTGAAATGTGCTACGCCAGCGTTGCCATCGTCACGAACTTCGCGGCTGGAATAAGCACCCAGAAGCTCACCCATACCGAGGTCGTCGAGCTGATGGCCCAGAAGAGCGAGGAGATAAAGTACCTCCTCATGAAGTCCATAAAGTACATACCGAGGGAAAGGCACTGCGGCTGCAAGGACGCCCTGAAGGGCGCGACAGGTGAGTGA
- a CDS encoding Lrp/AsnC family transcriptional regulator, producing MDELDLKILSLLQENARLSYREIARELRVAVGTVYNRIKRMEEEGVIRGFAPVLDYEKLGFGLTAVIGVKAQGRRIVEIEREIARNDRVMLVYDITGEFDIVVVAKFRDRADMNRFVKWLLSLEGVEKTNTSVAMQVVKEDMRLRLTED from the coding sequence GTGGACGAGCTAGACCTTAAGATACTTTCACTGCTCCAGGAAAATGCCCGCCTTTCCTACCGCGAGATAGCGAGGGAACTGAGGGTGGCCGTCGGAACAGTCTACAACAGAATCAAGAGGATGGAGGAAGAGGGCGTAATTAGGGGGTTTGCTCCCGTCCTCGACTACGAGAAGCTCGGCTTTGGCCTCACTGCCGTCATCGGTGTGAAGGCCCAGGGACGCAGAATCGTCGAGATAGAGCGCGAGATAGCCAGAAACGACAGGGTGATGCTGGTCTATGACATAACCGGGGAGTTCGACATAGTGGTCGTCGCGAAGTTCAGAGACAGGGCGGACATGAACCGGTTCGTGAAGTGGCTCCTCTCGCTGGAGGGGGTGGAGAAGACCAACACGAGTGTGGCCATGCAGGTTGTAAAAGAGGACATGAGGCTCAGGCTAACGGAGGACTAG
- the udp gene encoding uridine phosphorylase — protein sequence MGEKFVSAERPQTEEGYQYHIACKPGDVARYVLLPGDPERVPKISSLWDEAKEIAFHREYRTHTGKYKGVPISVTSTGIGGPSTAIAVEELAAIGADTFIRVGSTGAIQPGMEIGDLIIAKAAVRLEGTSKQYVRVEYPAVADLEVTMALIEAAESLGVRYHLGITASTDSFYLGQGRPGLNGYFPSFARNILDDLRQANVTNFEMEAATLYTLASIYGLRAGCVCAVFANRVTNEFGKAGEKEAALVASEAVKILAEWDEEKERKGKKVWFPGLRG from the coding sequence ATGGGTGAAAAGTTCGTTTCGGCTGAGAGGCCTCAAACGGAGGAAGGCTACCAGTACCACATAGCCTGCAAGCCCGGCGACGTTGCCAGGTACGTCCTCCTGCCCGGCGATCCTGAGAGGGTCCCAAAAATAAGTTCACTCTGGGATGAGGCCAAAGAGATAGCCTTTCACCGCGAGTACAGGACGCACACCGGGAAGTACAAAGGCGTCCCGATAAGCGTGACCTCAACGGGAATAGGAGGGCCATCTACAGCCATAGCGGTTGAAGAGCTCGCCGCGATAGGGGCGGACACTTTCATCCGCGTTGGCTCGACCGGTGCGATACAGCCAGGAATGGAGATAGGGGACTTAATCATTGCGAAGGCAGCGGTGAGGCTTGAAGGAACTTCAAAGCAGTACGTTAGAGTTGAGTACCCAGCCGTCGCCGATTTGGAGGTCACGATGGCCCTGATTGAAGCGGCCGAGAGCCTGGGCGTCAGGTACCACCTAGGCATAACCGCCTCGACTGACAGCTTCTACCTCGGCCAGGGCAGGCCCGGCCTGAACGGCTACTTCCCGAGCTTTGCCAGGAACATCCTCGACGACCTCAGGCAGGCCAACGTCACGAACTTCGAGATGGAGGCCGCTACCCTTTACACGCTGGCGAGCATCTACGGCCTGAGGGCTGGCTGTGTTTGCGCCGTCTTCGCCAACCGTGTTACCAACGAGTTCGGTAAAGCAGGAGAGAAGGAAGCCGCCCTCGTCGCCAGCGAGGCGGTTAAGATACTTGCCGAGTGGGACGAGGAGAAGGAGCGGAAGGGCAAGAAGGTCTGGTTCCCGGGACTGAGAGGTTGA
- the rpsB gene encoding 30S ribosomal protein S2 codes for MEEYLVPLDQYLAAGVHIGTQQKTQDMKKFIYRVRQDGLYVLDVRKTDERLRVAGRFLAKFDPESILAVSVRLYGQKPVKKFGEVTGAKAIPGRFLPGTMTNPKVKKFMEPDVLIVTDPRADHQAMKEAIEIGIPIVALVDTENFLSYVDLAIPTNNKGRKALALIYWILAREILYNRKEIESREDFKVPVEDFEMRIIRT; via the coding sequence ATGGAGGAATACCTTGTTCCACTCGACCAGTACCTTGCCGCCGGTGTCCACATCGGCACCCAGCAGAAGACCCAGGACATGAAGAAGTTCATCTACAGGGTCAGGCAGGACGGCCTCTACGTCCTCGACGTGAGGAAGACCGACGAGAGGCTTAGGGTTGCCGGCAGGTTCCTGGCCAAGTTCGACCCCGAGAGCATCCTCGCCGTGAGCGTTAGGCTCTACGGTCAGAAACCGGTCAAGAAGTTCGGCGAGGTTACCGGGGCCAAGGCCATTCCGGGCCGTTTCCTCCCCGGGACAATGACCAACCCAAAGGTCAAGAAGTTCATGGAGCCGGACGTTCTCATCGTCACCGACCCGAGGGCTGACCACCAGGCTATGAAGGAGGCCATTGAGATCGGCATTCCGATAGTTGCCCTCGTTGACACGGAGAACTTCCTCAGCTACGTTGACCTTGCCATACCGACCAACAACAAGGGCAGAAAAGCTCTCGCGCTCATATACTGGATCCTCGCCAGGGAGATCCTCTACAACAGGAAAGAGATCGAGAGCAGGGAGGACTTTAAGGTCCCGGTCGAGGACTTTGAGATGAGGATCATTAGGACCTGA